One stretch of Candidatus Latescibacter sp. DNA includes these proteins:
- a CDS encoding 3-isopropylmalate dehydratase small subunit, producing the protein MTMRGKAWKFGDNISTDLIAPGRYFHLRSNLEELAKHVLEDADPAFASRVQPGDFVVGGNNFGLGSSREHAPIIIKLAGVSAVIAKSFARIFFRNAINIGLPVVQCDTSEIQTGDEMVIDLARGTVEDVTRGFTLPFPPLPDAMRIILGDGGLVAHIKKHGEFKL; encoded by the coding sequence ATGACAATGAGAGGAAAAGCATGGAAATTCGGGGATAATATATCCACCGATCTGATCGCGCCCGGAAGGTATTTCCACCTTCGCTCCAACCTGGAAGAACTGGCCAAACATGTGCTCGAGGATGCCGATCCCGCATTTGCCTCCAGGGTTCAGCCCGGCGATTTCGTGGTCGGCGGGAACAACTTCGGCCTGGGTTCCTCACGGGAGCATGCGCCGATAATCATCAAACTCGCAGGAGTATCGGCGGTGATTGCAAAATCTTTCGCCCGTATATTCTTCCGGAACGCAATCAACATCGGTCTTCCGGTTGTCCAGTGCGACACAAGTGAAATTCAGACCGGCGACGAAATGGTGATTGACCTTGCCAGAGGTACGGTGGAGGATGTCACCCGGGGCTTCACCCTGCCCTTTCCGCCTCTTCCTGACGCCATGCGCATCATTCTCGGAGATGGCGGTCTCGTGGCGCATATCAAGAAGCATGGGGAGTTTAAATTGTAA
- a CDS encoding AAA family ATPase gives MINRLELKNFTAFDELLMDFSPGVNLIIGENGTGKTHILKILYSVLSALKDGRRVSEKIVLVVS, from the coding sequence ATGATCAATCGGCTGGAATTGAAGAATTTCACTGCATTCGATGAATTGTTGATGGATTTTTCCCCCGGTGTTAATCTCATCATCGGGGAGAATGGAACGGGGAAGACGCATATTCTGAAAATTCTGTATTCCGTTCTTTCTGCGTTGAAAGACGGGAGAAGGGTTTCGGAAAAAATTGTCTTAGTGGTTAGTTAA